The Flaviramulus sp. BrNp1-15 genome has a window encoding:
- a CDS encoding bifunctional 4-hydroxy-2-oxoglutarate aldolase/2-dehydro-3-deoxy-phosphogluconate aldolase encodes MAQYSRLEVAQVMKDTGMVPLFFNSDIELSKKVLKACYDGGARLLEFTARGDFAHEVFGELTKYAIKELPGMIMGVGSVTDAAAASLYMALGANFIVTPVLREDIAVVCNRRKVLWSPGCGSLTEITRAEELGCEIVKLFPGGTYGPGFVKGIKGPQPWTSIMPTGGVAPTQENLKGWFEAGVTCVGMGSQLISKDIIANKDFDKLKQDVANALRIIKNLKN; translated from the coding sequence ATGGCACAATATTCAAGATTAGAAGTAGCACAAGTAATGAAAGACACAGGCATGGTGCCTTTGTTTTTCAATAGCGATATAGAATTAAGCAAAAAGGTTTTAAAAGCTTGTTACGATGGAGGCGCAAGACTATTAGAGTTTACCGCACGAGGTGATTTTGCACACGAGGTATTTGGCGAATTAACTAAATACGCTATAAAAGAATTACCAGGTATGATTATGGGTGTAGGTTCTGTAACCGATGCAGCAGCAGCGTCCTTATACATGGCATTAGGAGCAAACTTTATAGTCACTCCTGTGTTAAGAGAAGATATTGCAGTAGTTTGTAACCGACGCAAAGTATTATGGTCACCAGGTTGCGGTAGCTTAACAGAAATTACTAGAGCCGAAGAGTTAGGTTGTGAGATTGTTAAGCTATTTCCAGGAGGCACTTACGGACCAGGATTTGTAAAAGGTATAAAAGGCCCACAACCATGGACGAGCATTATGCCAACAGGAGGTGTAGCACCAACCCAGGAAAACTTAAAAGGCTGGTTTGAAGCTGGAGTAACCTGTGTAGGTATGGGCTCTCAGTTAATTTCAAAAGATATTATTGCCAATAAAGATTTTGATAAATTAAAACAAGATGTAGCTAACGCATTGCGTATTATCAAAAACTTAAAAAACTAA
- a CDS encoding sugar kinase yields the protein MSKVVTFGEIMLRLAPQGFLRFSQANNFDVVYGGGESNVAVSLANYGVSVDFVTRLPKNDIGECAMMEMRKRGVGVDKIVWGGDRLGIYFLETGAVSRGSKVVYDRAHSAISEIKSGMIDWDAVFKGVEWFHWTGITPAISQGAADVCLEAVKAASEKGITISTDLNYRAKLWKYCDDAHREKVMTELTSYCDIVLGNEEDAEKHFGIHPEGLDVHKHGHDVKAEAFLSVCKQMMKKFPKAKKVITTLRGSISASHNTWAGVLYDGKTMYETRQYQITDIVDRVGGGDSFMGGLIYGLLKYPENDQNALDFAVAASCLKHTIKGDANLVTVDEVEKLMGGDASGRVAR from the coding sequence GCGAGTCCAACGTAGCAGTATCATTAGCCAATTATGGTGTATCGGTAGATTTTGTAACCCGATTACCTAAGAATGATATAGGCGAATGTGCGATGATGGAAATGCGCAAGCGAGGTGTTGGCGTAGACAAAATTGTGTGGGGTGGCGATCGTTTGGGTATTTACTTTTTAGAAACCGGCGCAGTAAGTCGAGGCAGTAAAGTAGTTTACGATAGAGCCCATTCAGCTATCTCCGAAATAAAATCAGGTATGATTGATTGGGATGCGGTGTTTAAAGGTGTAGAATGGTTCCACTGGACGGGGATTACTCCAGCCATTTCACAAGGCGCAGCCGATGTTTGCTTAGAAGCTGTAAAAGCAGCAAGTGAAAAGGGAATTACCATTTCAACCGATTTAAACTACCGAGCAAAACTTTGGAAATATTGTGACGATGCCCATAGAGAAAAGGTGATGACCGAACTAACCTCATATTGCGATATTGTTTTAGGAAATGAAGAAGATGCTGAAAAGCATTTTGGAATTCACCCAGAAGGATTAGATGTTCATAAACATGGTCATGATGTAAAAGCTGAAGCCTTTTTATCAGTATGTAAACAAATGATGAAAAAGTTTCCAAAGGCTAAAAAAGTGATTACCACATTACGAGGTTCTATTTCAGCATCACACAATACATGGGCAGGCGTTTTATATGATGGAAAAACCATGTACGAAACTCGTCAGTATCAAATTACCGATATCGTAGATCGAGTTGGAGGTGGCGATAGTTTTATGGGCGGATTGATTTACGGACTATTAAAATATCCAGAAAACGATCAAAACGCTTTAGATTTTGCAGTAGCAGCCTCATGTTTAAAACACACCATAAAAGGCGATGCGAATTTAGTTACTGTAGATGAGGTAGAGAAACTCATGGGAGGTGATGCCTCAGGACGTGTAGCACGATAA